GCAATCCGTGTCGCAGACAAGCATATAGAGGCCCAAAGCGAACAAGCCCGGAGCATCTCGCGTATGGTTTATCTGGACTTCGAAAAACCGCTGGCCGATGTCGAAGGCAAGGCCGAGGAACTCCGCGTCATGGCCCGGAAATCCGAAGACGCGGTCGATGTCGACAAGGAAGCGGCGGCGCTGGACAAGAAGGCCGGCGATCTCCTCAAGGACCTGTACAAGAATCTCGATCCCTGGCGGAAAACGCAGGTCGCCCGCCATCCCGACCGGCCGCATTGCCGCAACTATATCGACGGGCTGTTCACCGAATACACCCCATTGGCTGGCGACCGCGCCTTTGGCGACGACCATGCCGTGATGGGCGGCCTTGCCCGGTTCAACGACGCGCCATGCGTGGTGATCGGTCATGAAAAGGGGCACGATACCAAGTCCCGAATCGATCATAATTTCGGCATGGCCCGCCCCGAGGGGTATCGCAAGGCGATTCGCCTGATGGACATGGCGCACAGGTTCGGCCTGCCGGTCATCTCGATCGTCGACACACCCGGCGCTTATCCCGGCAAGGGCGCCGAAGAGCGTGGCCAATCCGAGGCCATCGCACGCTGCACCCAGAAATGCCTGGAAATCGGCGTGCCGCTGGTCAGCGTGATCGTCGGCGAAGGCGGCTCGGGCGGCGCAGTGGCTTTCGCGACCGCCAACCGCATCGCGATGCTGGAACATTCCATCTATTCGGTGATCTCGCCCGAAGGCTGCGCCTCGATCCTGTGGAAGGATTCCGACAAGATGCGCGACGCTGCCTCTGCCCTGCGCCTGACCGCGCAAGATTTGAAGAAGCTCGAGGTGATCGACCGCATCATCCCCGAGCCCTTGGGCGGGGCACAGCGCAAGCCCGAAGACGCGATCAAATCCGTCGGGGAAGGCATCGCCGCGATGCTGAAAGACCTGTCAGGGAAGAAACCCGCCGAGCTGATCAAGGATCGCCGCCAGAAATTCCTGTCGATGGGCTCGAAATCGCTGGCCTGAGACTGGCCGTCATTCTCGGGCAATCCGTTCGCCGCTTCGAAGCGCTCTTCTTCTTTGCCCAAATACCTTTCGGGCTTCGCCGTCAGGTCGCGGCGGTGCTTCGTGAGTCATACGGGGACGAAGTGCGAAATCCCCGTCCTCGCGGGACGCAACAGCTGTGTACGCGCGGTGTACGGTCTGTGCACATCCGGTGTACGCGCTGTGCAGCCGGAATCTCCGGAAAATGCTGGCCCCGACGCCGTTGCAGGCCCCCTGTTGCACCGTGCGGCGTACGCAAGCGTTGCGCAGCCGGTTAAATATCCGGCTGCGACATTCTGGCAACAGTTTTCGCTCTTTCATCTCAACCTTGCCTTGAAAGCTTGCCGTATTCCCCTCTCTGCGGCACTCAATAACCCTGCCCATTGTTCAAGCTGAAAAGGAGGGGCCTGCATGACTAAATGCTTCATCGCATACACCCTTCCCATGGCGGATTTCCTGTCGGTAAACCGACAAGGCTGAACCGTCCCGCAAGGGCAGATTCCGAACTGACATGATCTGACTCACCGCGTCCTGCGCGGCGCCTCTTCATGTCAATTTCTCAACAATCTCAACAAGCTGCAACTCATGCCCCGGCATGGGTAAATATGGAGACCGCAATGATTGCGCAACTTCCCGCACGCGTGCTGACGCCGCGCCCCACCATCGAGCGCCTGATCCATCGTTATGGTGCGATGCCCGTCTTATGGGCCACAATCCGGGCACTCCTGATGCCACGGAAAAGGCGGCCGAGGCCGCCCGACCCCTACCATCTCAGCCCGCATCTGCGGCGCGACATCGGCATCCCTCCAGAACCGCCGCATGTGCCGAAATATTACGAGCTGAGATAATCGGGCGTAACAGGTCGCGATGAAGAATCGCGGGGCCGGTCACTGGCCTCGCGAATCAAATCGTTGAAAAGCAGATAGTTGAACGAATTCACCACATGGTCTTGGCCGCCCGCTGTGGCCATTCGGCATCATAGGACGCACCACCGACTTCGCCTTCGGTCATATTCGCAAGGATTTGCCCCGGCGTCGGCAGCCCGTTGCTATCGTCGCGATCTTCCCACAGCCCGGAGCGAATGACCGCCCGCGCGCATTGGAAATATATCTCGGCCACCCGCACCACGATCACCGTACGAGGCAACTTGCCCCGATGCGCAAAGCTATCGCGCAGTTCCGCATCATCGGTCAGCCGCGCCGTCCCGTTGATCCTGATAGCATTTCCAGAGCCGCGCACCAGAAACATCAGGCTGACCCGTCCGTCGCGGACGATATTACGGATCGAGTCGATCCGGTCATTGCCGCGCCAATCGGGAATCGCCAAGTGCCGCTCGTCCAACGCCCGCGTCACCGACCCACCATCGCCGCGAGGACTGGCATCGGTTCCCTCGGGCCCGACCGTCGCCAGGACACAGAACCGCGCCGCCGCGATGAAGCGCGCGTAATCCGGGGTCAGCCGGTCCGCCACCTTGCGCGTCGACGCCGGACCAGGAGTGCCGTAAATTCCTGCAAGATCAGTCTCTTCAAGCCAGTTCATGCACGAAACCCCGCCTCTGCCATCAGGCGGTCGGAATTGTCCTCGATCCGCGTCGACAATTCCGCCATGAAGGCCGCCGTTGGTAATTCCGGCCCAATGACAGGCAGGAACTCGATCACCGCGCGCCCCGGACGCACGCCCCAGCCCTTGCGCGGCCAGAACAATCCGGCATTCACCGCGACAGGTACCACCGGCAAACCGGTCGCACCACGAATAGTACCGGCTCCATGCTTGTAGGATCTGCGCTCGCCCGGACGGGTGCGCGTACCCTCGGGATAGATGATCAGCTGCCCGAGACCCTCGCCCGCCATCCGCTTGTTGATCGTCGCACCGATCGCGCGCATCGCATCGCGGCCACGCGCCCGGTCGATGGGGATGCAGCCCACCTTGTAGGCATACCAGCCCATCACCGGCACCCGCATCACCTCGCGTTTCATGATGAAATTGCGCTCGGGCAGGGCATGGGCAAGAGCCAGGATATCGAGGAAACACTGATGCTTGGCAGCGACGATGCAATCGCCGGTCGGCGGCGTGCCCCGCAATTCGCAAGTGACACCCATATGTATCCGCGCTGCCCAAAGCACATAGCCGATCCAGCGCGTCGCCACCCGGTTCGCCCCGGTTCGGCCATGCCGCATCACCTCGGGAATACCGGCCAGCCCCATCAGCAGGGTTGCCACGCCCACATGCAGATAGAACAGCAGGTTCTGCAGATATTGCCACGGCCCCAAGGGGCCCGGCTGCGGCATATCCCTGCGGCTCATCGCACCGATTCCAGCATTTTCAATGCCGCCCATTTGGTCGCAAAAAAGCCCACAGCGGCAGCCACAACAGGAATCAGCAGCGGCATCAGCCAGCCCCAGCCATGAAACCCAAGTCCCGTCAGGAATCCTCCGGCAGCACTCATACTCGGCATTAATGCCATCGCGCCCATGCCCAATACGGTTCCCGCCCCGGCACCGATGGCAGCACGATGGGTAAAGCGGCGCACGAAAGCGATGGCGATGGTGATGTCACGCGCACCGATCAGTCTCAGCACCTGGATCACCTGCCCGTTCGCGGCCAGCGCAGCCTTGGCGGCAAGGGTGATCATCGCCGCCGAAGCCGCCGCGATCAATATCAGCGATATCACGCCCAGGGCCCGCAGGCGTTGCGCGGCCGACACCAACGGTCGCCGCCATTCGGTATGATCGTCCAGGATCGCCCCCGGGGCCTCGGCCTCCAGCCGTAGCCGCAGCCCCTCCGAATCGAAATCCGGGCTGGCGATCGGTACCTCGATGAGATCGGGCACCGGCAGGGCATCTACCGGCATGTCCGGGCCGAACCATGGCGTGAGCAGTTCCGCCACCTCTTCATCGGGCAAGAGCTTGGGCTGATCGATCCCCGGTGTGGTCTGCAGGATCTGCATGACGGATTGAGTCAGCGTGTCCTGGTTTCCTTCCGACGCGCTGACTCGCACCGTCACGGACTGGGCCAGTTCCGACGACCAGCGCTCGGCCAGCCGCCCCGTCGCCAGCGCCAGGGCCAGGGCGAACACCGCCAGAAATGCCATCGCACCGGCTGAGAACAGGGTCAGGTGGGCAGTGAACCCGGTCGGCGGGACGATGCGGTTTCCCGCCCCGCCATCGCGCCCGACCAGTCCCTGCCACAGGGCCTTGATGTTCAGCGTCCGGAATTCACCGCGTTTCACAGATCCGCCCCCGCCAGTTGCAACGTACCGCCCGCGATCCGTAAAACCCGTGCCGAGACCTGCGCCTTGACGGCACGAATCAGGTTCAGATCATGGGTTGCGACCAGCACGGCCTTGCCCGTCTTGTTCAACTCGATCAGCAATTGCATCAGCCGCATCGACATGTCCCAATCCAGATTCCCCGTCGGCTCGTCGGCCAGCACCACATCGGGCGACAGGATCACCGCCCGCGCCAGGGCCGCCCTCTGCCGTTCCCCGCCCGAGAGCGATGGCGGCAGCGCGCGGGCATGTTGCGCAAGCTGGACCCAGCCAAGCAGATCGCGC
This region of Paracoccus saliphilus genomic DNA includes:
- a CDS encoding lysophospholipid acyltransferase family protein, with protein sequence MSRRDMPQPGPLGPWQYLQNLLFYLHVGVATLLMGLAGIPEVMRHGRTGANRVATRWIGYVLWAARIHMGVTCELRGTPPTGDCIVAAKHQCFLDILALAHALPERNFIMKREVMRVPVMGWYAYKVGCIPIDRARGRDAMRAIGATINKRMAGEGLGQLIIYPEGTRTRPGERRSYKHGAGTIRGATGLPVVPVAVNAGLFWPRKGWGVRPGRAVIEFLPVIGPELPTAAFMAELSTRIEDNSDRLMAEAGFRA
- a CDS encoding pyridoxamine 5'-phosphate oxidase family protein → MNWLEETDLAGIYGTPGPASTRKVADRLTPDYARFIAAARFCVLATVGPEGTDASPRGDGGSVTRALDERHLAIPDWRGNDRIDSIRNIVRDGRVSLMFLVRGSGNAIRINGTARLTDDAELRDSFAHRGKLPRTVIVVRVAEIYFQCARAVIRSGLWEDRDDSNGLPTPGQILANMTEGEVGGASYDAEWPQRAAKTMW
- a CDS encoding cell division protein FtsX, whose translation is MNIKALWQGLVGRDGGAGNRIVPPTGFTAHLTLFSAGAMAFLAVFALALALATGRLAERWSSELAQSVTVRVSASEGNQDTLTQSVMQILQTTPGIDQPKLLPDEEVAELLTPWFGPDMPVDALPVPDLIEVPIASPDFDSEGLRLRLEAEAPGAILDDHTEWRRPLVSAAQRLRALGVISLILIAAASAAMITLAAKAALAANGQVIQVLRLIGARDITIAIAFVRRFTHRAAIGAGAGTVLGMGAMALMPSMSAAGGFLTGLGFHGWGWLMPLLIPVVAAAVGFFATKWAALKMLESVR
- a CDS encoding acetyl-CoA carboxylase carboxyltransferase subunit alpha, with protein sequence MVYLDFEKPLADVEGKAEELRVMARKSEDAVDVDKEAAALDKKAGDLLKDLYKNLDPWRKTQVARHPDRPHCRNYIDGLFTEYTPLAGDRAFGDDHAVMGGLARFNDAPCVVIGHEKGHDTKSRIDHNFGMARPEGYRKAIRLMDMAHRFGLPVISIVDTPGAYPGKGAEERGQSEAIARCTQKCLEIGVPLVSVIVGEGGSGGAVAFATANRIAMLEHSIYSVISPEGCASILWKDSDKMRDAASALRLTAQDLKKLEVIDRIIPEPLGGAQRKPEDAIKSVGEGIAAMLKDLSGKKPAELIKDRRQKFLSMGSKSLA